The proteins below come from a single Phocoena sinus isolate mPhoSin1 chromosome 2, mPhoSin1.pri, whole genome shotgun sequence genomic window:
- the LOC116746377 gene encoding oocyte-expressed protein homolog yields the protein MVDNTGATEARGDGLLGFPLPPPRIRSRPWWFPAQELKNPLVFSLEACMTNSIFGPDRAVVPEMEWMSQALLTVDAVHAGKLVEITVFGRPAVQRRVKSVLLSLVSSHREQHARAENMEQLEEFLKAQAPGPQVPQSTVA from the coding sequence ATGGTCGACAACACGGGCGCCACCGAGGCCCGGGGGGACGGACTGCTGGGGTTCCCACTTCCGCCACCACGGATTCGCTCCCGGCCGTGGTGGTTTCCTGCGCAGGAGCTGAAGAACCCGCTGGTGTTTTCTTTGGAGGCGTGTATGACCAACTCGATCTTCGGCCCAGACCGAGCCGTGGTTCCGGAAATGGAGTGGATGAGCCAGGCCCTGCTGACGGTGGACGCAGTTCACGCCGGGAAGTTGGTGGAAATCACCGTCTTCGGGCGGCCAGCTGTCCAGCGCCGGGTGAAGAGCGTGCTCCTGAGCCTGGTGTCGAGTCACCGGGAGCAGCACGCCCGAGCTGAGAACATGGAACAACTCGAGGAGTTCTTGAAGGCCCAGGCACCAGGTCCCCAGGTCCCCCAGAGTACTGTTGCATAA